One window of Gilliamella sp. B3022 genomic DNA carries:
- a CDS encoding DsbA family protein codes for MKKTLIAMGILLFSVNCFADNSLTSAIPKTSQSETPATTQAPIEEGKQYIVLPTYPSPEKEVIEFFSFNCPSCFRFESKFHGTNLIAKALPENMKVKRYHLLDFGSLAMELSEAWAIANVLGIEDKASQALYDAVQKDRTIKTADDIKAVFAKLGVDAETYEKTKNSFLVKAFMVQQADAIKEMKPSSIPSIIVNRKFYINSSGLDASNDAAYIADYVRVATFLSNLDSNVNVDSKKKK; via the coding sequence ATGAAAAAAACGCTTATTGCTATGGGTATATTATTATTTTCGGTAAATTGTTTTGCGGATAACTCTTTAACAAGTGCAATACCAAAGACATCCCAAAGCGAAACACCTGCAACAACACAGGCACCAATTGAAGAGGGTAAACAATATATTGTGTTACCAACTTACCCATCACCTGAAAAAGAAGTGATTGAATTTTTCTCGTTTAATTGTCCTAGTTGTTTCCGTTTCGAATCAAAATTTCATGGTACAAACCTCATAGCTAAAGCTTTACCAGAAAATATGAAAGTTAAACGCTATCACTTATTAGACTTTGGATCGCTTGCTATGGAATTATCCGAAGCATGGGCGATAGCTAACGTTCTTGGTATAGAAGATAAAGCATCACAGGCACTTTATGATGCAGTACAAAAAGATAGAACAATAAAAACCGCTGATGATATTAAAGCAGTATTTGCTAAATTGGGTGTTGATGCGGAAACTTATGAAAAAACTAAAAATAGTTTTTTAGTGAAAGCATTTATGGTTCAACAAGCTGATGCTATTAAAGAAATGAAACCTTCATCTATTCCTTCTATTATTGTCAATCGTAAATTCTATATTAATTCTTCTGGTCTTGATGCATCAAACGATGCTGCATATATAGCGGATTATGTTAGAGTTGCTACTTTTTTATCCAATTTAGATTCTAATGTTAACGTTGATTCAAAAAAGAAAAAATAA
- a CDS encoding YihD family protein — protein sequence MKCHRIDELIELLQPAWEADSDLNLLQLLDKLGKEAGFDGDLQDLSDEVLIYHLKMRNSDKNEAIPGLKKDYEDDFKTALLKARGIIKE from the coding sequence ATGAAATGTCACCGTATAGATGAGTTAATAGAGTTATTACAACCAGCATGGGAAGCGGATTCAGATCTGAATTTATTGCAACTTTTAGATAAATTGGGTAAAGAAGCTGGTTTTGACGGTGACCTACAAGATTTGAGTGATGAAGTGTTAATTTATCATTTAAAAATGCGTAACTCAGATAAAAATGAAGCAATACCTGGGTTGAAAAAAGATTATGAAGATGATTTTAAAACCGCATTGTTAAAAGCCCGCGGAATTATTAAAGAATAA
- the mobA gene encoding molybdenum cofactor guanylyltransferase MobA, which translates to MQKLSITAIILAGGQSNRMNGKDKGLMLLAGKPLYQHVIDRIKPHVNFIMINCNRHIDQYSSLGYLVFCDDLKGFLGPLSGIYSGLLKSTTDWNLFVSCDTPFLPDDLIDRLVKFTTTHQAIYPFDGKNDHPTILLIHKSIAPQLNKYLVNGDRKLMLFLKQINAIAVDFSENPSGFTNINTLEMLEKANVSIKS; encoded by the coding sequence ATGCAAAAACTATCAATTACTGCAATTATTTTAGCTGGAGGTCAAAGCAACCGCATGAATGGTAAGGATAAAGGTCTAATGTTATTAGCAGGAAAACCGCTTTATCAACATGTTATTGATCGTATTAAACCTCACGTCAATTTTATAATGATTAATTGTAATCGACACATTGATCAATATAGCTCGTTAGGCTATTTAGTTTTTTGTGATGATTTAAAAGGATTTTTAGGACCTTTATCAGGAATTTACAGTGGTTTGTTAAAAAGCACGACAGATTGGAATTTATTTGTCAGCTGTGATACCCCCTTTTTACCAGATGATCTTATTGATCGATTAGTAAAATTTACAACAACTCACCAAGCAATTTATCCTTTTGATGGAAAAAATGATCATCCCACTATTTTATTGATCCACAAATCGATCGCTCCGCAATTAAATAAATATTTAGTCAATGGTGATCGTAAGCTTATGCTGTTTCTTAAGCAAATTAATGCAATCGCTGTTGATTTTAGTGAAAATCCGTCTGGTTTTACTAATATTAATACTCTGGAAATGCTGGAGAAAGCTAACGTTTCAATCAAGTCATGA